A portion of the Pseudorasbora parva isolate DD20220531a chromosome 1, ASM2467924v1, whole genome shotgun sequence genome contains these proteins:
- the stard5 gene encoding stAR-related lipid transfer protein 5 encodes MDYIHTARSVEDRLLSYRKDESGWKTCKKTNDVVVYWRPSCEFAGYVYKGEGIVNGSPEKVWDCLKPEINGLRVKWDANIKKFVLLEQVSADVLICRTVTPSAAMGIISPRDFVDVISVKRYEDGTVSSNATNVSHPNCPPQPGYVRGFNHPCGCFCVPVPGEPGKTQLFSFFQTDLGGLLPRSVVDSFFPTSMVEFYSNLTKAVKSMK; translated from the exons ATGGATTATATACACACGGCCAGATCAGTGGAAGATCGTCTTTTGAGCTACAGAAAAGACGAGTCCGGATGGAAAACATGCAAGAAAACT aATGATGTTGTGGTGTATTGGAGACCCTCTTGTGAATTCGCGGGATATGT GTATAAAGGGGAGGGGATTGTCAATGGCAGTCCAGAGAAAGTGTGGGACTGCTTGAAACCTGAAATCAACGGACTTCGTGTAAAATGGGATGCTAATATAAAAAAGTTTGTGCTGCTTGAGCAGGTGTCGGCG GATGTTTTGATCTGCCGAACCGTCACACCTTCGGCTGCTATGGGCATTATATCACCTCGAGATTTTGTTGATGTCATTTCCGTTAAACGCTATGAGGATGGCACAGTGTCATCAAACG CCACCAATGTAAGCCATCCAAACTGTCCTCCTCAACCCGGCTATGTCAGAGGCTTCAACCACCCGTGTGGCTGTTTCTGTGTTCCAGTTCCTGG GGAACCAGGCAAAACGCAGCTGTTCAGCTTTTTCCAGACTGATCTCGGAGGTTTACTTCCTCGTTCCGTTGTCGATTCATTTTTCCCCACCAGTATGGTGGAGTTTTACAGCAACCTGACCAAAGCCGTAAAATCGATGAAATAG